The Peribacillus sp. FSL E2-0218 genome contains a region encoding:
- the pth gene encoding aminoacyl-tRNA hydrolase gives MKIIVGLGNPGKQYEKTRHNVGFEVIDELSSKWSIPLDQAKHKGIYGVGMVKGEKVLLLKPLTYMNLSGESISAVMHFFKVDVEDVVIIYDDLDLPPGKLRLRQKGSAGGHNGIKSSIAHMGTQEFNRIRIGIGRPIGRIPVSDYVLGRFTPEEWDHVGATIEKSAASCEAWLEKPFIQVMNEYNQ, from the coding sequence ATGAAAATTATTGTAGGGTTAGGAAACCCAGGTAAACAATATGAAAAAACCCGGCATAACGTCGGTTTTGAAGTAATAGATGAGTTATCCAGTAAGTGGTCGATTCCGCTCGATCAGGCAAAACATAAGGGGATCTATGGTGTAGGCATGGTTAAAGGAGAAAAAGTATTATTGCTTAAGCCTTTGACATACATGAATTTATCAGGAGAGTCCATATCGGCAGTCATGCATTTCTTTAAGGTGGATGTCGAGGATGTGGTCATTATCTATGATGACCTCGATTTGCCTCCGGGGAAGCTTCGTCTTCGCCAAAAAGGAAGTGCAGGCGGTCATAATGGAATTAAATCCTCAATCGCTCATATGGGCACACAGGAATTCAATCGGATCAGAATCGGGATAGGGCGCCCGATTGGCCGCATCCCGGTATCAGATTACGTTTTAGGGCGGTTTACGCCTGAAGAATGGGATCATGTAGGGGCGACAATCGAAAAAAGTGCAGCTTCCTGTGAAGCCTGGTTGGAAAAACCATTTATACAGGTCATGAATGAATATAATCAATAA
- a CDS encoding anti-sigma-F factor Fin family protein produces MALHYRCRHCGTKLGSIEAYSLSTEQLGFNQLTDEERQEMIVYDSEGDMHVKAICEDCHESLQRYPELYENDYIIH; encoded by the coding sequence ATGGCTCTCCATTATCGATGCCGACATTGCGGAACTAAGCTGGGCTCAATCGAGGCATACTCACTGAGCACGGAGCAGTTAGGTTTTAATCAACTTACTGATGAAGAGCGACAAGAGATGATCGTTTATGATTCCGAGGGAGATATGCATGTAAAGGCAATATGTGAAGATTGTCATGAGTCGCTGCAAAGATACCCTGAATTATATGAAAACGATTATATTATTCATTAG
- the mfd gene encoding transcription-repair coupling factor yields MNGLQNLFSKQDDVHSLIAGIDEGLKEQIVSGLTGSSRSLLLASVYEKTNRPILLVTHNLLQAQKFHEDLSSFIPEEELYIYPANELIAADLSVASPELRAQRVEALNFWAEGRKGIVIAPIPGVRRVLPSKDIWKRHQLTFKLGEDIDLEPTLNNFISMGYNRSEMVASPGEFSIRGGIIDIYPITEPNPIRIELFDTEIDSIRTFSSEDQRSIEKLNKVMIGPVSEALLEPEHIDRIITKLESGLSKSLKKLKDEKAKEQLVQTIGYELEQLKMGNKPDQIFKYLSLAYEDPASLIDYLPVNGLVFLDEISRIQEINDSLEKEEAGWYTDLLSQGQIIHDVKLAHPMQELIMKSSRPFVYLSLFLRHVPHTNPQNILNFASKQMQNFHGQMNVFKSELERWKKGKYTIVILGQDDERVKKLHAVLADYDIEAAELFDANSILPGKVQILRGSLNSGFELPMQKFSIITETELFNKKSKKSIRRQKLSNAERIKSYSELKIGDYVVHVNHGIGKYLGIETLTINGVHKDYLHIRYQADDKLYVPVDQIDLVQKYVGSEGKEPKLYKLGGTEWKRVKSKVQSSVENIADDLIKLYAEREAAKGYAFSPDGDMQREFETSFAYNETEDQLRSIVEIKKDMERERPMDRLLCGDVGYGKTEVAIRAAFKAIMDGKQVAFLVPTTILAQQHYETLRERFQDYPISIGHMSRFRTKKQQTETIKGLKAGTVDIVVGTHRILSKDIVYRDLGLLIIDEEQRFGVTHKEKIKRLKTNVDVLTLTATPIPRTLHMSMLGVRDLSVIETPPENRFPIQTYVMEYNGSLVTEAIERELARGGQVYFLYNRVEDIARKAEEISMLVPDARVTFAHGQMTEQELEAVMFGFLEGEYDVLVSTTIIETGVDIPNVNTLIVNEADRMGLSQLYQLRGRVGRSNRVAYAFFTYRKDKVLTEVAEKRLQSIKEFTELGSGFKIAMRDLSIRGAGNILGAQQHGFIDSVGFDLYSQMLKEAVDAKRNDQPAEVKNTLEIDIELDAYIPDAYIMDGHQKIEMYKRFRGIASLEEVEELQDEMLDRFGEYPQEVAYLFQIAEMKVYAENAGIESIKQLKQEISILLREKVSSDVDGQKVFELGSKYGRMVGFGMDGNRMKLVLHIKGVEQSKWLNILFEMTKGLQFVKKETQATKN; encoded by the coding sequence ATGAATGGATTACAAAACTTGTTCTCCAAACAAGATGATGTTCATTCGTTAATAGCGGGTATCGATGAAGGGCTTAAAGAACAAATCGTTTCTGGTTTGACAGGATCATCGAGATCGCTATTGCTGGCTTCAGTATATGAAAAGACGAATAGGCCGATTTTATTGGTCACCCATAATTTATTGCAAGCTCAAAAATTCCATGAGGACTTATCAAGTTTCATTCCCGAGGAAGAATTATATATATATCCTGCCAATGAATTGATTGCTGCTGATTTGAGTGTAGCCAGCCCGGAATTAAGGGCCCAGCGTGTGGAGGCATTGAATTTTTGGGCTGAAGGAAGGAAAGGGATCGTCATCGCGCCCATTCCAGGGGTTCGCCGAGTGCTTCCTTCAAAGGATATTTGGAAGCGGCATCAGCTTACGTTTAAGCTTGGTGAAGACATCGATCTCGAACCAACGTTGAATAACTTTATATCCATGGGGTATAACCGGTCTGAAATGGTGGCGTCCCCCGGTGAATTCAGCATTCGCGGCGGTATAATCGATATTTATCCAATCACGGAGCCTAATCCGATCCGTATTGAATTGTTCGATACGGAAATAGATTCGATCAGGACATTTTCAAGTGAAGATCAGCGCTCCATCGAAAAACTCAACAAGGTGATGATCGGACCGGTAAGCGAAGCGTTGCTCGAGCCGGAGCATATTGATAGAATCATCACAAAGCTTGAAAGCGGTTTAAGTAAAAGCTTGAAGAAGCTTAAAGACGAGAAAGCGAAGGAACAGCTGGTTCAAACGATTGGCTATGAGCTTGAACAGCTAAAAATGGGAAATAAACCCGACCAGATATTTAAATACTTAAGCTTGGCTTATGAAGATCCAGCTAGTTTAATAGATTATTTACCTGTAAATGGGTTAGTTTTCTTGGATGAAATAAGTAGAATCCAGGAAATCAATGATTCCCTGGAAAAAGAAGAGGCGGGCTGGTACACGGACCTTTTAAGCCAGGGGCAGATCATCCATGACGTGAAATTGGCGCATCCTATGCAGGAATTGATCATGAAATCCAGCAGGCCGTTTGTATACCTTTCCTTGTTTTTACGGCATGTACCGCATACGAATCCTCAGAATATCCTGAATTTTGCCAGTAAGCAAATGCAGAATTTCCACGGACAGATGAATGTGTTCAAATCTGAACTGGAGCGGTGGAAAAAGGGGAAATATACAATCGTCATACTGGGGCAGGATGACGAGCGGGTTAAAAAGCTGCATGCGGTGTTAGCCGATTATGATATAGAGGCCGCCGAGCTTTTTGATGCGAACAGCATCCTTCCTGGTAAAGTGCAGATTTTAAGAGGCAGTCTTAATAGCGGATTTGAATTGCCTATGCAGAAATTCAGCATCATCACGGAAACGGAGTTATTTAATAAGAAGTCCAAGAAATCGATACGAAGACAGAAACTATCGAATGCAGAGCGAATCAAAAGTTATTCCGAACTGAAAATCGGTGACTATGTCGTCCATGTCAACCATGGTATCGGTAAGTATTTAGGAATTGAAACGCTCACCATAAACGGCGTTCATAAAGATTACTTACATATTCGTTATCAAGCTGATGACAAATTGTATGTTCCTGTTGACCAAATCGACCTTGTCCAAAAATATGTCGGTTCCGAAGGGAAGGAACCGAAGCTCTATAAGCTTGGCGGAACGGAATGGAAGCGCGTCAAAAGCAAGGTTCAATCATCCGTGGAGAATATTGCCGATGATTTGATCAAGCTATACGCGGAACGGGAGGCGGCAAAAGGCTACGCATTTTCTCCTGATGGCGATATGCAGAGGGAATTCGAAACCTCATTCGCCTATAACGAAACGGAAGATCAACTGCGTTCGATTGTCGAAATCAAAAAAGATATGGAACGAGAAAGGCCGATGGATCGTTTACTATGCGGGGATGTCGGTTATGGGAAGACGGAGGTGGCAATTCGTGCTGCCTTCAAAGCGATTATGGATGGGAAGCAAGTTGCCTTTCTTGTCCCGACAACCATCCTCGCCCAGCAGCATTATGAAACTCTGAGGGAGCGTTTTCAAGATTATCCCATTTCAATTGGTCATATGAGCCGTTTCCGGACGAAAAAACAGCAAACGGAAACGATTAAGGGTTTGAAGGCTGGAACGGTGGATATAGTCGTAGGGACGCACAGGATTTTATCCAAGGATATCGTCTATCGTGACTTGGGCTTGCTCATCATTGATGAAGAGCAGCGCTTCGGGGTCACGCATAAGGAAAAGATCAAGCGGCTAAAAACCAATGTCGACGTACTGACACTGACCGCAACCCCTATTCCGAGGACCCTTCACATGTCTATGCTCGGTGTGAGGGATTTATCCGTCATCGAAACACCGCCTGAGAATCGTTTCCCGATCCAAACGTATGTTATGGAGTATAATGGCTCGTTGGTGACGGAAGCGATAGAAAGGGAGTTGGCCAGAGGCGGACAGGTTTATTTCCTATACAACCGGGTAGAAGATATAGCAAGAAAAGCAGAAGAAATTTCCATGTTGGTACCTGACGCCCGAGTCACCTTCGCTCACGGGCAAATGACCGAACAAGAACTGGAAGCTGTCATGTTCGGCTTTTTAGAAGGCGAGTATGATGTGCTGGTAAGCACGACCATTATCGAAACGGGTGTAGATATCCCGAATGTCAATACTTTAATCGTGAATGAAGCGGATCGCATGGGACTTTCCCAGCTCTATCAACTCCGCGGTCGTGTAGGGCGTTCCAACCGGGTGGCTTATGCATTCTTCACTTATAGGAAAGATAAGGTCTTGACCGAAGTGGCAGAAAAAAGGCTTCAATCCATTAAGGAATTCACCGAATTGGGGTCAGGGTTCAAAATTGCGATGCGTGATTTATCGATCAGGGGAGCAGGAAACATTCTTGGGGCCCAACAGCATGGGTTCATCGATTCCGTCGGCTTCGACTTGTACTCCCAAATGCTTAAAGAGGCGGTAGATGCGAAACGCAATGACCAGCCTGCCGAAGTGAAGAATACCCTTGAGATCGACATTGAATTAGATGCGTATATCCCTGATGCTTATATAATGGATGGGCATCAGAAAATTGAAATGTATAAAAGGTTCAGAGGGATCGCCTCTCTTGAAGAAGTCGAAGAGCTGCAAGATGAAATGCTCGATCGGTTTGGAGAGTATCCTCAGGAAGTCGCCTATCTGTTCCAGATTGCCGAAATGAAGGTATATGCTGAAAATGCCGGTATCGAGAGCATTAAACAATTGAAGCAGGAAATCAGCATTCTTCTTAGGGAAAAGGTAAGCAGCGACGTGGATGGTCAAAAAGTGTTTGAACTCGGCTCGAAATATGGCCGGATGGTCGGCTTCGGCATGGATGGCAACCGAATGAAGCTAGTCTTGCATATAAAAGGCGTCGAGCAAAGCAAATGGCTCAATATCCTATTTGAGATGACCAAGGGTTTACAGTTTGTTAAAAAAGAGACACAAGCAACCAAAAACTAA
- the spoVT gene encoding stage V sporulation protein T, with translation MKATGIVRRIDDLGRVVIPKEIRRTLRIREGDPLEIFVDRDGEVILKKYSPISELGDFAREYAEALYDSLGNPVMICDRDTYIAVAGGSKKEYLNKSVSELVEKIMEERNPVLESPNGQISFVDSNDEEVQSYTAAPIIASGDPIGAVLIFSKEGTIGEVEQKSVETAASFLARQMEQ, from the coding sequence ATGAAAGCAACTGGTATCGTTCGCCGAATTGATGATTTAGGAAGAGTCGTCATCCCGAAGGAAATTCGAAGGACCCTTCGTATTCGTGAAGGGGATCCATTGGAAATCTTTGTCGACAGAGATGGTGAAGTAATCTTAAAGAAATACTCTCCCATTAGTGAACTAGGCGATTTTGCAAGGGAGTATGCAGAAGCCCTTTATGATAGCCTTGGAAACCCAGTTATGATATGTGATCGGGATACTTACATTGCAGTCGCAGGCGGCTCCAAAAAAGAATACTTAAATAAAAGTGTTAGTGAACTAGTCGAAAAGATCATGGAAGAAAGAAATCCAGTCTTGGAATCGCCGAACGGGCAAATTTCCTTCGTCGATTCAAATGATGAAGAGGTCCAATCGTATACAGCAGCTCCAATCATTGCGAGCGGCGACCCGATCGGTGCAGTCCTGATTTTTTCAAAAGAAGGCACAATCGGTGAAGTGGAACAGAAATCTGTCGAAACAGCAGCAAGTTTCCTAGCCAGACAAATGGAACAGTAA